A single window of Anopheles moucheti chromosome 2, idAnoMoucSN_F20_07, whole genome shotgun sequence DNA harbors:
- the LOC128310489 gene encoding calumenin-B, whose amino-acid sequence MKMMFVSAMSVCLLINYAVSAIPKPEEKRVLDHDPLSHAQHYQNDEHNKQYDHEAFLGEDAKTFDQLEADESRRRLGLIVDKIDGDSDGFVNLSELKAWIQYTQRRYIDDDVNRQWKTHNPNNTEKVHWDTYRKNVYGFLDELASHETDHPNDEHFSYRAMMKRDRRRWSIADRDGDDELTREEFTDFLHPEESSHMREVVVTETIEDIDKDSDGKVSVEEYIGDMYRQGEPDEEEPDWVKHERETFTNFRDKNKDGFMDNQEVKDWITPADFDHAEAEARHLIYEADSDADEKLTKDEIIEKYDLFVGSQATDFGEALTRHDEF is encoded by the exons ATGAAAATGATGTTTGTATCTGCAATGAGTGTCTGCCTGCTGATAAATTATGCTGTGTCCGCAATTCCTAAACCGGAGGAAAAACGAGTGTTGGATCATGATCCACTAAGCCATGCACAACATTATCAAAATGATGAGCATAACAAACAGTACGATCATGAAGCATTTCTCGGCGAAGACGCCAAGACATTCGATCAACTAGAAGCGGACGAAAGTAGAAGACGGTTAGG TCTCATCGTAGATAAAATAGATGGCGACAGCGACGGGTTTGTTAATCTGTCTGAGCTGAAGGCCTGGATTCAGTACACGCAACGGCGCTACATCGACGATGATGTCAACCGGCAGTGGAAGACGCACAATCCAAACAATACGGAGAAAGTCCACTGGGATACGTACCGGAAGAATGTGTACGGATTTCTGGACGAGCTTGCGTCGCATGAAACGGACCATCCTAACGATGAACACTTTTCTTACCGGGCAATGATGAAGCGCGATCGACGCCGCTGGAGCATTGCGGATCGTGACGGAGATGATGAGTTGACGCGGGAAGAGTTTACCGATTTTCTTCATCCTGAGGAAAGCAGCCACATGCGCGAAGTCGTTGTAACGGAAACAATCGAAGATATCGATAAGGATAGTGATGGAAAGGTGTCGGTCGAAGAGTATATCGGCGATATGTACCGACAAGGCGAACCGGACGAAGAAGAACCGGATTGGGTGAAGCACGAGCGGGAAACGTTTACTAATTTccg TGACAAAAACAAGGATGGATTTATGGACAATCAGGAGGTTAAGGATTGGATTACTCCAGCTGACTTCGACCATGCAGAGGCGGAAGCACGTCATCTAATCTACGAGGCTGATTCCGACGCGGACGAGAAACTTACCAAGGATGAGATTATCGAAAAGTACGATTTGTTTGTCGGTTCACAAGCAACAGATTTTGGCGAGGCTTTAACGCGGCATGATGAGTTCTAA
- the LOC128297798 gene encoding telomere-associated protein RIF1 yields MNARPTSLPGRELYDPLCKALQSESYEKVDGLLVELEKMCRSAAAGNGILKNNAKNPITKDELRFWLVDVGRLMFEEKSPKTKQLALHALESAVNHIGATNYLDHPAWGEMREVISKEYTSLLDTARSEKDTNWHRIWSVLVRIINRELCQGSSIINMFLSIVEAGFRSPELLIREQSFDCWRLLVEIFANNKQINIPKRVKLICIPLKSSKSKTETIALKKFDIWWFLLCQLRSQLDAMADTIFEPFIYFCFGPSFKAPLCYYFDTSYEELGAPGKMYQSIKQLSAIALIHLLGPAPDIAKTLLTCSDSCGTQLPFDFPVNGMAISDTLFSSKAKLIIDSCIECTVLLAQMQHLDYLQINRCVWNNLINRICTETTLPKTDMLKWIKEDMNALLKLCLFQENDLVLREMLYDTLLTITQSDLLKVNIGVDSPEQLTFNYKTIMSLILHPQLPCPPQKSEPIVKSLFELKKHAGQNAVWDILQKTIQYLYHMDDNSFNNSSDFRPIRTQIYTHLGSYLTAEMQNNMERCLQHQTTVMSFLLYPLEYDQMLLKESVKDLWLQVYEPLAKQETKTCEFVNAFCAMIKAMTIAKHGYSTAVVADSLCCIMQSLSVHFEPTSSPVKVLELFKDVTRKGLAYKSNLDRIEAMVCCFAELLEKLSVNHILILILPVRNAINELVSSEDGLQMNEVRKMLKVLSNKMVRPQMSKELSSQSCDVKWNLKMLLKTILSLPDDVKKGWKTTELAKLMKSCDDKAGNSKTPTRKTEAEEFVVIDKVWKFKPESLTEHQREKMMEKRTDIPALYNDMSQSQDSFVIKPWTPSKGVASLKQDRTNSAVTIAVVDSAISHNEDNNIVSKETSETSNVQIEGTISTTKSPSESDTNRLDKENNNGNVLSDETVTTNEQQEQSDSDKEISGKQQNRRRSILENLRIDTVEGKSLDVMNLSRTRHSDALKKRSTRQKRTPSQKIESEKKRLSLSRVKLNPRSASTSKIATHRSSQRKENKTSRKTLNFDKKMHSASSSSECEDKSQSQKKADVSDDVIESSQSDSSESTNKRLSIARSRTAKLTEKSKTQSEICSTIVLNKSSAVQENNVNIMTPDVTSTDRKDIDDVVPEATNTQSHDKVDVGESAELGQRKEVEPNAVQKSPQLSNHESNPSCTKHDSTQSGFTQKISTIVLSPSRRSARLSLDDSSKIGNKMAILSPRKMTETTLVTKCFYSPSKTINKLELKEKGTPSKKTNVSCNNVMWEAPKLGAKPSHTNEEKDCGFVENHSGLSSPKVARFSPLVILEPIKKIAKTSQDADEHHTEAISHPISSKMESKEQDENFSGIGTQQTAKSVKHHLPIVDPSTNVVEAIGGKTKESLGETMLSAKQEPSEPLVPNMDQLSPAKNLDEEMEPLNKSLNRSIVSSPDLAGEEERNADLLNNTVNISPISEEKSLAGKIVDPGELAGSATAERRSSNRIGGKERDIMSNANTPVSTLMTRRSKVSPTPQTPSGTNSAFKARSLQQSSLPRSPRTNMLGLGGRGAQLINLIRNQQNDQSPKPDTPPQKASTPKGGLGSAAANRLMMRKKAIVGNATSCAAEDMIHAEQMKQSEENCREKSSQYLFFSKALPSPLASPASSILKRKHNQDESGEDIESPINKRKRVSFHDPPVSLTKEYIRQAEECRPVSVSRSLQLSSSITSSADRTKFMMRRKSKSDSISELQCFTISQTHTSNSGEPTTIPNRAMDADIEEVELTSSPESLDEDEFMMLDATDNMTALQVTSDCITLGKNDTASATQSELALEEEQQHVAVALKKSNDSPNKISFSSEEALMEHVLNRYTLDDIFERYISAGRSLEKPKSIRTLAKELSTKMSEDLKMRDMVLDELSERHSEEFLDHAIQENSNAKVCERLSAMTMIDHVFKRLHASYNTHRPADQAFGVAQNEKDETMRVVENIFENVLSLPSTEIDGQKLAELREQLLRKELARKSRLEIMTLLENYFKTSSTV; encoded by the exons ATGAATGCGCGGCCTACTTCGCTACCCGGACGCGAACTTTATGATCCTCTTTGCAAAGCTCTGCAATCGGAATCCTATGAGAAAGTAGATGGCTTGTTGGTCGAACTTGAAAAAATGTGTCGTTCCGCTGCAGCGGGTAATGGTATCCTgaaaaacaacgcaaaaaacCCCATCACAAAGGATGAACTCAGATTCTGGCTGGTGGATGTTGGTCGTTTGATGTTTGAGGAAAAGTCACCCAAAACGAAGCAACTCGCGTTACATGCTCTGGAGTCGGCAGTGAACCACATTGGGGCTACCAATTACCTGGATCACCCTGCATGGGGAGAAATGCGTGAAGTTATTAGCAAGGAGTACACATCCTTGCTAGATACGGCGCGTAGCGAAAAAGACACAAACTGGCATCGTATTTGGTCTGTATTGGTACGAATTATAAACCGAGAGCTTTGCCAGGGTTCGTCGATcataaacatgtttttatcGATCGTTGAGGCCGGATTCAGGTCTCCGGAACTTTTAATCCGAGAACAGTCCTTCGACTGCTGGCGACTGCTGGTCGAGATCTTTGCCAACAACAAGCAAATTAACATTCCCAAACGGGTGAAATTGATATGTATTCCGCTTAAAAGTTCAAAGTCGAAAACGGAAACGATAGCATTGAAAAAGTTCGACATATGGTGGTTCCTTTTGTGTCAATTACGTTCGCAATTGGATgctatggcggacacaatattcGAACCGTTCATATATTTTTGCTTTGGACCTTCGTTCAAGGCACCTTTGTGCTATTACTTTGACACGTCCTACGAAGAGCTAGGTGCACCGGGAAAAAT GTACCAATCtatcaaacaattatcagccatCGCTTTGATACATCTTCTCGGTCCAGCACCGGACATTGCAAAAACATTGCTCACGTGCTCTGACAGTTGCGGTACCCAATTGCCCTTCGATTTTCCCGTAAACGGAATGGCGATATCCGACACGCTGTTTTCTTCCAAAGCAAAATTAATTATCGATTCGTGTATTGAGTGTACGGTACTGTTAGCACAGATGCAACATCTAGACTATTTGCAGATTAATAGATGCGTATGGAACAATTTGATAAACCGCATATGTACTGAAACAACACTTCCTAAAACAGACATGTTAAAGTGGATTAAAGAGGACATGAACGCGTTGTTGAAACTG tgTTTATTTCAAGAGAATGATCTGGTGCTTCGTGAAATGTTGTATGACACCCTGCTAACTATAACGCAAAGCGATCTACTGAAGGTTAATATTGGTGTTGATTCACCGGAACAACTGACTTTCAACTACAAAACTATAATGTCACTCATATTACATCCTCAGCTTCCTTGTCCACCACA AAAATCGGAACCAATAGTAAAATCATTATTCGAATTGAAAAAGCACGCTGGTCAAAATGCGGTTTGggatattttgcaaaaaactatTCAATATCTATACCATATGGACGATAACAGCTTCAACAATAGCTCCGACTTTCGTCCAATACGAACCCAAATCTACACACATCTGGGAAGCTATCTTACAGCAGAAATGCAGAACAATATGGAAAGGTGTTTGCAGCATCAAACCACGGTGATGAGTTTCTTGCTATATCCGCTAGAATACGATCAAATGCTTCTAAAAGAAAGCGTTAAAGACCTTTGGTTGCAGGTATACGAACCACTAGCaaaacaggaaacaaaaacgtGTGAGTTTGTAAACGCATTCTGTGCAATGATCAAAGCCATGACCATTGCCAAGCATGGTTACAGCACCGCCGTAGTGGCCGACTCCCTATGCTGCATAATGCAATCGCTATCGGTGCATTTCGAACCTACCAGCTCCCCAGTGAAAGTGCTGGAGCTTTTTAAAGATGTAACGAGGAAAGGTCTTGCCTATAAATCGAATCTGGATCGAATCGAGGCGATGGTGTGTTGCTTCGCAGAATTGCTGGAAAAACTAAGTGTTAATCAtatattgattttgattttgccGGTAAGAAATGCGATCAATGAACTAGTGTCCAGCGAAGACGGTTTGCAGATGAATGAGGTTAGAAAAATGCTTAAGGTATTATCTAACAAAATGGTCAGACCACAAATGTCGAAAGAGCTGTCTTCCCAGTCTTGCGATGTCAAATGGAACTTAAAAATGTTGCTGAAAACCATATTGAGCTTGCCAGACGATGTGAAGAAGGGTTGGAAAACTACAGAATTGGCAAAGCTGATGAAAAGCTGCGATGATAAGGCTGGAAACAGTAAAACCCCAACACGTAAAACTGAAGCTGAAGAGTTCGTAGTGATAGATAAGGTGTGGAAATTCAAGCCTGAATCTCTCACCGAGCATCAGCGTGAAAAAATGATGGAAAAGCGAACAGATATTCCAGCGTTGTACAATGATATGAGCCAATCCCAGGACAGCTTTGTTATAAAACCATGGACACCGAGCAAAGGCGTGGCTTCTTTGAAGCAGGATCGTACTAACTCTGCAGTTacaattgctgttgttgatagTGCAATATCACATAACGAAGATAACAACATCGTATCAAAAGAAACCAGCGAAACATCGAATGTACAAATCGAAGGAACCATTTCGACAACGAAATCTCCTAGTGAATCGGATACGAATCGATTGGATAAGGAAAACAAcaatggaaatgttttaaGTGATGAAACTGTAACGACAAATGAGCAGCAAGAGCAAAGTGATTCTGATAAAGAAATATCaggtaaacaacaaaaccgtaGAAGATCAATTCTTGAGAATCTGCGTATAGATACAGTTGAAGGCAAGAGTCTGGATGTTATGAATTTGTCACGTACGAGGCATTCGGATGCATTAAAAAAGAGATCTACTCGGCAAAAAAGAACCCCGAGTCAGAAAATTGAGAGCGAGAAAAAGCGCCTTTCTTTATCGAGAGTAAAGCTGAATCCGAGAAGTGCGTCTACCTCCAAGATAGCAACACATCGAAGTTCAcaacggaaagaaaataaaacttctaGGAAgacattgaattttgataaaaaaatgcatagTGCTTCCTCATCAAGCGAATGCGAAGACAAAAGTCAATCCCAAAAGAAAGCTGATGTATCCGATGATGTCATTGAATCTTCGCAATCCGACTCTTCAGAATCTACAAACAAGAGATTATCTATCGCTAGGTCACGAACAGCAAAACTAACAGAAAAATCGAAAACTCAGTCAGAAATATGTTCAACAATAGTGCTCAACAAGAGTAGCGCAGTGCAAGAAAACAACGTAAACATAATGACGCCCGATGTAACATCGACCGATCGAAAGGATATTGACGATGTGGTTCCTGAAGCTACAAATACACAGAGTCATGATAAAGTAGATGTTGGTGAATCTGCGGAGTTGGGCCAACGAAAAGAAGTAGAGCCAAACGCAGTACAAAAGTCGCCACAATTGTCAAATCATGAGAGCAATCCTTCCTGCACGAAACACGATTCAACACAATCTGGCTTCACCCAAAAAATCTCCACCATTGTCTTATCACCTAGCAGGCGCTCTGCTCGGCTGTCACTAGATGATAGCAGTAAAATCGGCAACAAGATGGCAATTCTCTCGCCTAGAAAGATGACTGAAACAACATTGGTGACCAAATGCTTTTACAGTCCTTCTAAAACTATTAACAAGTTGGAActgaaagaaaaaggaacaccttcgaaaaaaacaaatgtatcCTGTAACAACGTTATGTGGGAAGCACCAAAATTAGGCGCTAAACCAAGTCATACAAACGAGGAAAAAGATTGTGGTTTTGTTGAAAATCATAGCGGATTATCGAGCCCGAAGGTTGCACGTTTCAGCCCATTAGTTATATTGgaaccaataaaaaaaattgcaaagaCATCGCAGGACGCAGACGAACATCATACCGAAGCGATCTCTCACCCCATCAGCTCGAAGATGGAATCCAAGGAACAAGACGAGAACTTTTCTGGCATCGGTACACAACAAACTGCAAAATCCGTTAAGCACCATCTACCAATTGTAGATCCATCCACAAATGTTGTAGAAGCGATTGGTGGTAAAACGAAAGAGTCCTTGGGCGAAACTATGTTATCTGCAAAACAGGAACCTAGCGAACCATTGGTGCCAAACATGGACCAGCTCTCGCCGGCAAAAAATTTGGACGAAGAGATGGAACCTCTAAATAAATCTCTTAATCGCAGTATTGTATCTTCGCCTGATCTTGCGGGCGAGGAGGAGAGGAACGCTGATTTGCTTAATAATACTGTGAATATTTCTCCTATATCGGAGGAAAAGAGTTTAGCCGGGAAGATTGTGGATCCTGGGGAGCTAGCGGGCAGCGCGACAGCCGAAAGACGATCATCTAATAGAATTGGTGGAAAAGAACGAGATATTATGTCAAATGCTAACACGCCAGTATCCACTCTTATGACCCGTCGATCCAAGGTTAGTCCAACCCCGCAGACACCATCTGGAACAAATAGTGCATTTAAAGCTCGCTCTCTGCAGCAGTCCTCTTTACCGCGCAGTCCTAGAACTAATATGCTTGGTTTAGGAGGGCGCGGTGCACAGCTGATTAATTTGATCCGCAACCAGCAGAATGACCAATCGCCGAAACCGGACACTCCTCCACAAAAAGCCTCGACACCAAAGGGAGGCCTTGGATCGGCAGCCGCAAATCGTTTGATGATGCGTAAAAAAGCCATAGTCGGTAATGCCACGTCATGTGCAGCCGAAGACATGATACATGCGGAGCAAATGAAGcaaagtgaagaaaattgcCGAGAGAAATCTTCGCAATACCTGTTCTTTTCTAAAGCATTGCCTTCGCCGCTAGCATCTCCAGCTAGCAGCATACTGAAACGTAAGCACAACCAGGACGAGAGTGGTGAAGATATCGAATCGCCGATCAACAAGCGTAAACGCGTCAGTTTTCATGATCCTCCTGTTTCTCTAACGAAGGAATACATTCGACAAGCGGAAGAGTGTCGCCCCGTATCGGTTAGCCGTAGTTTGCAGCTGTCTAGTAGCATAACTTCGTCGGCCGATAGAACAAAGTTTATGATGCGGCGAAAAAGCAAGTCGGATAGCATTTCAGAGCTGCAATGTTTTACCATCTCGCAGACACACACGTCAAATTCAGGAGAACCAACTACCATTCCTAATAGAGCCATGGATGCAGATATAGAAGAGGTGGAACTAACGTCTTCACCAGAATCTCTGGATGAGGATGAATTTATGATGCTCGATGCTACAGATAATATGACCGCTTTACAGGTGACTTCTGATTGTATTACCTTGGGCAAGAATGATACTGCTTCAGCAACGCAATCTGAACTTGCTCTTGAGGAAGAACAGCAACACGTAGCTGTTGCGCTGAAAAAATCGAACGATTCGCCAAACAAAATATCATTTTCCTCAGAGGAGGCTCTAATGGAGCACGTTCTAAACCGTTACACACTGGACGACATATTTGAGCGCTACATTTCTGCTGGAAGATCGTTGGAAAAACCTAAAAGTATTCGAACACTAGCGAAGGAGCTGTCGACAAAAATGTCTGAAGATCTAAAGATGCGTGACATGGTGCTAGATGAACTATCGGAGAGACATTCGGAAGAATTTCTGGATCACGCCATACAGGAAAATTCGAATGCTAAAGTTTGCGAACGCTTATCAGCGATGACTATGATAGATCACGTATTCAAACGACTACACGCGTCATACAATACGCACCGACCAGCTGATCAAGCTTTTGGCGTTgcacaaaacgaaaaagatgAAACAATGCGAGTGGTGGAAAACATATTTGAAAATGTACTAAGCTTACCAAGCACAGAAATAGATGGGCAAAAATTAGCAGAGCTTCGCGAACAATTGCTCCGAAAAGAACTAGCGCGTAAAAGTCGTTTAGAGATCATGACTTTGCTGGAGAATTATTTCAAGACATCTAGCACGGTGTGA